Proteins encoded in a region of the Spiroplasma endosymbiont of Amphimallon solstitiale genome:
- a CDS encoding MFS transporter: MGTIFAVVYGGAKFIVGNVADRSSGRVIMIVGLFVSSILNIIMGGVVAFAGTKISVGPFVMMLSLIAMLAVFQGMGWPATARLFSHWFTDKERSGRIGIWNSGQNIGAALLPVVVISLVTLLDPGGTIYGLYFWIPSIFALAMIPLCLWGLRDHPEAEGLPTVEKWKGVLEHKEERVELNWKEIFVKYILKNKFLWILAFANIWVYVVRQGLAGWTLILMKDVHGLDLKHSKWFAACFELSGLFGGISAAYFAKWFFNNRKAPLMIFGLLIALCGLVLLQVAPRGNMPMLIAALMIAGFGVYMPQAMIGATAIELTNKKAAATASGFTGLSGYFFGDALFSKVVIAGIGNENWDYVFYYFYGCIAAAIISLALLWTKNQDNKIL; encoded by the coding sequence ATGGGAACAATTTTTGCCGTTGTTTATGGTGGTGCTAAATTTATTGTTGGAAATGTCGCTGATCGTAGTTCAGGAAGAGTAATCATGATTGTTGGATTATTTGTTTCTTCTATTTTAAATATTATTATGGGTGGTGTAGTTGCTTTTGCTGGAACTAAAATTAGTGTTGGCCCATTTGTAATGATGTTGAGTTTGATTGCGATGTTAGCTGTTTTCCAAGGCATGGGCTGACCAGCTACAGCTAGACTATTTTCTCATTGATTTACTGATAAAGAACGTTCGGGACGTATTGGAATTTGAAACTCAGGACAAAATATTGGTGCTGCTTTATTACCAGTTGTTGTTATTTCTTTAGTAACATTACTTGATCCGGGTGGAACAATTTATGGTTTATATTTTTGAATTCCTAGTATTTTTGCTTTAGCTATGATTCCATTATGTTTATGAGGATTGCGTGATCACCCTGAAGCAGAAGGGTTACCTACTGTTGAAAAATGAAAAGGTGTTCTAGAACATAAAGAAGAAAGAGTAGAACTTAATTGAAAAGAAATTTTTGTAAAATATATTTTAAAAAATAAATTTTTATGAATATTAGCATTTGCTAATATTTGAGTATATGTTGTACGACAAGGACTGGCAGGATGAACATTAATTTTAATGAAAGATGTTCATGGCTTAGATTTAAAACACAGTAAATGATTTGCTGCCTGTTTTGAATTATCTGGTTTATTTGGTGGTATTTCTGCAGCATATTTTGCTAAGTGATTTTTTAATAATCGTAAAGCACCATTAATGATATTTGGATTATTAATTGCACTTTGTGGACTAGTTTTATTGCAAGTTGCTCCTCGTGGTAATATGCCTATGCTTATTGCTGCTTTAATGATTGCTGGTTTTGGTGTTTATATGCCACAAGCAATGATTGGTGCTACTGCTATTGAGTTAACAAATAAAAAAGCAGCCGCTACTGCTTCAGGATTTACAGGATTATCTGGTTATTTTTTTGGTGATGCTCTTTTTTCAAAAGTAGTAATTGCTGGTATTGGTAATGAAAACTGAGATTATGTATTTTATTACTTTTATGGTTGTATTGCTGCTGCTATTATTTCATTAGCATTACTATGAACAAAAAATCAAGATAATAAAATATTATAA
- a CDS encoding IS30 family transposase, protein MYKYLTIESIIAIKEYKSYGFSIRKIAKAIDYSKSTVHRVCRLLNQNLLPLEILNKIQKNKQNAGRKLIILTLIEINTINHLLITKNYALDIIANFLKENKIKSISTKTLYNMFKTNRMGFDENNLLRKGKNKPHKQKETRGRINNCKSIHERNLIIPNIKNIEEFGHLEGDTIIGKDHKSSIITLADIWSKTTIPLATKNNKSENITKSIIKFISKLQKGTVKTITFDRGKEFSKWKLIEKNCNVKIYFADPGKPCQRGLNENNNGILRRYLPKSTDLSSYKQKDLNTIAFQINSTPRKSLSYKRPIDLIQLF, encoded by the coding sequence ATGTATAAGTATCTGACTATTGAATCAATAATAGCAATAAAAGAATATAAAAGTTATGGATTTTCGATTCGTAAAATAGCAAAAGCCATTGATTATAGTAAATCAACTGTACATAGAGTTTGTAGATTATTAAATCAAAACTTATTACCATTAGAAATATTGAATAAAATTCAAAAAAATAAACAAAATGCAGGTAGAAAATTAATAATTTTAACTTTAATAGAAATTAATACTATTAATCATTTGTTAATTACTAAAAATTATGCTCTTGATATAATTGCTAATTTTTTAAAGGAAAATAAAATAAAAAGTATTTCAACAAAAACTTTATATAACATGTTTAAAACAAATCGAATGGGTTTTGATGAAAATAACTTATTGAGAAAAGGAAAAAATAAACCTCACAAACAAAAAGAAACTAGGGGCAGAATTAATAATTGTAAGTCTATTCATGAAAGAAATTTAATCATTCCTAATATTAAAAATATAGAAGAATTTGGTCATTTAGAGGGTGATACTATCATTGGTAAAGATCATAAAAGTTCTATTATTACTTTAGCTGATATATGATCAAAAACCACAATTCCTTTAGCAACTAAAAATAATAAATCAGAAAATATTACAAAAAGTATAATAAAATTTATTTCAAAGTTACAAAAAGGAACAGTTAAAACTATTACTTTTGATCGTGGTAAAGAATTTAGTAAATGAAAATTAATCGAAAAAAATTGTAATGTTAAGATTTATTTTGCAGATCCTGGTAAACCTTGTCAAAGAGGTTTAAATGAAAATAATAATGGTATTTTAAGAAGATATTTACCAAAATCTACAGATCTATCTTCATATAAACAAAAAGATTTAAATACTATAGCATTTCAAATTAATTCTACACCCAGAAAATCACTATCTTATAAAAGACCAATAGATTTAATACAATTATTTTAA
- the trxA gene encoding thioredoxin: MHNESKIQHINSIKEVKQLLQSKKITVIDFSAEWCGPCKMLGPRFENVANDEKHKNINFIKVDVDKAKELAKEYEIQSIPTLIYFNKEGKEVKKTFGLVFEKDMTNIIEEIGK, translated from the coding sequence ATGCATAATGAAAGCAAAATACAACATATTAATTCTATAAAAGAAGTTAAGCAACTTTTACAATCAAAAAAAATAACAGTAATTGATTTTTCAGCAGAATGATGTGGTCCTTGTAAAATGTTAGGACCAAGATTTGAAAATGTTGCTAATGACGAAAAACACAAAAATATTAATTTTATTAAAGTTGATGTTGACAAAGCTAAAGAACTAGCAAAAGAGTATGAAATCCAATCAATTCCAACATTAATTTATTTTAATAAAGAAGGAAAAGAAGTTAAAAAAACTTTTGGTTTAGTTTTTGAAAAAGATATGACTAATATTATCGAAGAAATAGGAAAATAA
- a CDS encoding rolling circle replication-associated protein, whose translation MGELKYMYVYEYQDRGAVHFHIIFNRKIPYNMIRDWWPHAGNAKGIDLRVVRKGTNEFVIKYLGKYVTKSLDDAKSLNQEDVGIKAYAFSRNCKNPIIVRGIKKLTIGDIIKASFNATNVFYFKTQKDSNGNTVMIGAIIESTVVNDYFKEYEDYERYVYLSALSHKHYLLLIM comes from the coding sequence ATGGGTGAATTAAAATATATGTATGTTTATGAATATCAAGACCGTGGAGCAGTACATTTTCATATAATTTTTAATAGAAAGATACCTTATAATATGATACGTGATTGATGACCACATGCTGGAAATGCTAAGGGTATTGATTTGAGAGTTGTTCGTAAAGGTACTAATGAATTTGTTATTAAATATTTAGGTAAATATGTTACAAAATCACTAGATGATGCTAAGTCTTTAAATCAAGAAGATGTTGGTATAAAAGCATATGCATTTAGTCGTAATTGTAAAAATCCTATTATAGTTCGTGGTATTAAGAAATTGACAATTGGAGATATAATTAAAGCAAGTTTTAATGCAACAAATGTATTTTATTTTAAAACCCAAAAAGATAGTAATGGTAATACTGTTATGATTGGTGCTATTATTGAAAGTACTGTTGTAAATGATTATTTTAAAGAGTATGAAGATTATGAACGATATGTATATTTAAGTGCTTTATCGCATAAGCATTATTTACTTTTAATTATGTAG
- a CDS encoding HAD family hydrolase produces the protein MAIKLIVLDLDGTLLKSKWKIHPKNLIAIQKAYQKNIKVIIATGRAPISTIDIAKACLMHEKTGHIICYNGGNILDITNDNRLDILYEKSLTKEQIQTIVKFANKNNLAMWGYSTDNKTGLINRRSLKVKIMENFNNLPTKQIDENTDEGMYKILLFCKKKKQVNPILEQLNTIQDLEIATSSHSVIEINPIGVNKAAAVQFLCKKWNITPDQVLACGDGMNDYKLIKWAKYGIAMQNAHPNLKEIAYDVTSKNTCGGVAKAIDKYVFPKSEFE, from the coding sequence ATGGCTATTAAATTAATTGTTCTTGATCTAGATGGAACTTTATTAAAAAGTAAATGAAAAATTCATCCTAAAAATCTAATTGCAATTCAAAAAGCATATCAAAAAAATATTAAAGTTATTATTGCAACAGGAAGAGCACCAATTTCAACCATTGATATTGCAAAAGCATGTTTAATGCATGAAAAAACCGGTCATATTATTTGTTATAATGGTGGTAACATCCTTGATATTACTAATGATAATAGATTAGATATATTGTATGAAAAATCATTAACAAAAGAACAAATACAAACAATAGTTAAATTTGCTAATAAAAATAATTTAGCAATGTGAGGATATAGTACCGATAATAAAACAGGCTTAATTAATCGCAGATCACTAAAAGTTAAAATTATGGAAAATTTTAATAACCTACCAACTAAACAAATTGATGAGAATACCGATGAGGGTATGTATAAAATTTTATTATTTTGTAAAAAGAAAAAACAAGTTAATCCAATTTTAGAACAATTAAATACTATACAAGATTTAGAAATTGCTACTTCTTCTCATAGTGTTATCGAAATTAATCCAATTGGTGTTAATAAAGCTGCTGCTGTACAATTTTTATGCAAAAAATGAAATATTACTCCTGACCAAGTACTAGCTTGTGGTGATGGTATGAATGATTATAAATTAATAAAGTGGGCTAAATATGGTATTGCAATGCAAAATGCTCATCCTAATTTAAAAGAAATAGCATATGATGTTACTAGTAAAAATACTTGTGGTGGTGTTGCAAAAGCTATCGATAAATATGTATTTCCTAAATCAGAGTTTGAATAA
- a CDS encoding IS5 family transposase (programmed frameshift): MHKNYPSHVTKEQFENIKSILENSKKKTKPRSLDLYEVFCAILYVLKSGCQWRMLPKNFPKWQTVYYYFQIWSKNNGKEPSVLQLILKKLVKKVRINNNRKEQTSFCIIDSQSVKNTDTTENKGYDAGKKISGIKRHIVVDSQGLPHAIYITTAEKTDRNSAIIMIENEKENLSAVQKIIVDAGYTGEKFASEIKTIINANVEVIKRNELHTFVVLPKRWIVERSFAWLEKYRRLWKNCERKLNTSLQMVVLSFISVLLKRF, translated from the exons ATGCATAAAAATTATCCAAGTCATGTCACCAAAGAACAATTTGAGAACATAAAATCAATTTTAGAAAATAGCAAAAAGAAAACAAAACCAAGAAGTTTAGATTTATATGAAGTATTTTGTGCAATTTTATATGTATTAAAAAGTGGTTGTCAATGAAGAATGCTACCAAAAAATTTTCCAAAATGACAAACTGTATATTATTATTTTCAAATTTGAAGTAAAAATAATGGTAAAGAACCTAGTGTATTGCAATTAATTTTA AAAAAATTAGTTAAAAAAGTTCGTATCAATAATAATCGCAAAGAACAAACTAGTTTTTGTATAATTGATTCGCAAAGTGTTAAAAATACAGATACTACTGAAAATAAAGGTTATGATGCTGGTAAAAAGATTTCAGGCATAAAACGTCATATTGTTGTTGATTCTCAAGGTTTACCACATGCAATTTACATAACCACAGCAGAAAAAACAGATCGTAATAGCGCTATAATAATGATTGAAAATGAAAAAGAAAATCTTTCTGCAGTTCAAAAAATAATAGTAGATGCTGGTTATACTGGTGAAAAATTTGCTTCTGAAATCAAAACAATCATAAATGCAAATGTTGAAGTGATAAAACGTAATGAATTACATACTTTTGTAGTATTACCAAAAAGATGAATTGTAGAACGAAGCTTTGCTTGATTAGAAAAATACAGAAGATTATGAAAAAATTGTGAAAGAAAACTAAATACTAGTTTACAAATGGTTGTTCTTTCATTTATTTCAGTTTTATTAAAAAGATTCTAA